Below is a genomic region from Nitrospira lenta.
TACAGCGTTTTGTTCGAGATTTGAATCATCTCTACCAGCAAGAACCGGCGCTGCACCGGGTCGATTACGAATGGAATGGATTTCAGTGGATCGATTTCAACGACACGGAGAACTCCGTCATCGCCTTCCTTCGAAAGGCGGAAGACGTCTCGGAATCGATTGTCTGTGTGGGAAACTTTACACCGGTTCCCCGACACCACTACCGCATCGGCGTCCCGACCGCGGGGCACTATCGAGAGCTGCTCAACAGCGATGCCGAACTATATGGAGGCAGCAACATGGGGAACTCCGGCGGCATACGCGCCGAGGGCAGCCCATGTCATGGCCTGCCCTATTCACTGAGCCTCACGCTTCCACCGCTTTCCATGCTCTTCTTCAAGCTGCAGCGAGAGTAGCGGCCCTCGCCTACTTGACCTTGGCGTCAGCGCGGATGTCCAAAATTTTGACGTCGAAGTACAAGGTCTTCCCGGCCAGCGGATGATTGAAATCCAGTACCACGGAATCCTCTTTCACTTCCGTCACATGGGGAAACAGCGATTGCCCTTCAGGCCCCCTCGCTTCCAATTCAGCCCCGACTTTCCACGCATGCTCCGGGACTAGGGCCTTCTTCACTTCCTGAATGGCTTTCGGATCCACCTCGCCATAGGCATCCACCGGTTTCACCGCGATGTGCTTCTTCTCCCCGACCGCCATGCCCTCCAGCGCTTTCTCCAGCCCGGGGACAATTTCCCCCGCGCCCTGCTGATAGGTCATCGGCTCACCGCCGACATTCGATTCCACGACCTCTTTCTCGTTCAGCTTCAGCGTATATTCCAGCGACACGTGCTTCCCCTTCGAGACCACGAGCTTCGTCGCACCATCAGCCGTCTCGGCTTGAATCAATGTCGCACTGCCGAACATTCCCATCGCCGCAACCAGGCACACACATCTCAGAGTATCGAGACGAACGTTCATACCATCCTCCCCAAAAATAATGAGTCGCTACAGGCGGGACCAGAACACGAGGATACCGCGATACAGGCACCGGTCGCTACCGGCGTTTACCAGTACCGGAAGGCTCCGG
It encodes:
- a CDS encoding FKBP-type peptidyl-prolyl cis-trans isomerase, whose amino-acid sequence is MNVRLDTLRCVCLVAAMGMFGSATLIQAETADGATKLVVSKGKHVSLEYTLKLNEKEVVESNVGGEPMTYQQGAGEIVPGLEKALEGMAVGEKKHIAVKPVDAYGEVDPKAIQEVKKALVPEHAWKVGAELEARGPEGQSLFPHVTEVKEDSVVLDFNHPLAGKTLYFDVKILDIRADAKVK